Genomic DNA from Nicotiana tabacum cultivar K326 chromosome 21, ASM71507v2, whole genome shotgun sequence:
TATTGCACATTATAGTTTCTGCATATGTTGGCAAAAGAATGTGAATTCATATCTTTTGTACTTCTATCAATTTGAAATTAAAGAATAGTTCTTGGTCTACTGAAGACTCACGAAATGATGGGAAGAGTTCATAAAACATGGAGTATGTAAGTTGAGCGTTAGAAGGCAAAGAGAAAAAGCTAAACGAAGGTAACCTGAAACCCCATCAGTTACCGGACTGCATCATATGCTCAGAACAATACAAAACACTGATTTGACTCTTCCgcataattttttttacaaatgatCCCTGACAAAATTTCCCAGGAAGAAATATAATCATTAATTAGACTGAAAGAGGCGGTAAGACTATGGGCTTACTTGCAAGAGGGGGGTGGCAAGTGGGAACCAATATTGTCCAAATACTTCCAATTGGAGATGGAGTAGTAGACCTTTTATGAGTCAAGGATTCGACTTGTAGGAATCACACACACTTATACATATGAACATGAACGGGAAGACTTACAATTGGGAGAAAACACTGTGAGAAAATTCCCTATGCACGTGAGGAAGAAAGATAAGACTCTGATTTGCTTCGAAAATGCGTGATTTCTACAAAGAGATTACTTTTAACTTTGGGAGTGATTTGTTCCGTTTGTCGAAATTTCTGGCCGTCCAAACTGGTCTTGAAGCAGATGCATCTTTGGCCGGTGACGACGGTGAAGGCTTCATAACTTGCGGCGAATTTGCAATAGATGGAATCGTTGCGCTTTGAACGGACGCTGGCAGAAGAGAGGAAACACTTAGTTTAGGTCTTGTTTTGGCGTCCCTTCGGATACATGCGATAAATGTTAGCAGTTAATGTGTAAATACCTTAATACAGAAAGTTTAAAATGatggaaaaatatcaaaaaaaatgacaaaatagaTAAATGGGGATTCTGACGGGAGAGTTGTGCCACATCACCGGGTTATGTCCCTAgaatatatagatatatagattgcCAACAAAATTAAGAAAACTGTAAAGAGGTCGAGCTTCCAAAGGCTTATACTCTGTCGAGGAAATGATAAGCACCGTCGGAACTGGCGGCGTTCGAATTAGCAGCTATCTCCGGCTTTCGTACACGGCGGAGACGCCTCTCCTTCTTCCCAACGTGCTCTTCTTCCGCCGCTGCAGCCGCCGCTTCTTCACATCCTGCTCTGCCTCCTCGACGAAGCAGAAAGTTATTGTCATTTCGGGACCCACCGGTGCCGGCAAAAGCAAGCTAGCATTAGAGCTCGCTAAGCAACTTAATGGTGAAATCATCAGCGCTGATTCTGTCCAGGTTCTTAGTTATCTAACTCACTCAACGCTTTATTATTAGCCTCATTAATTGCTTCCATTTTGTTTAGATAAATAACTGAAATTGCCATTAAACGAGGAATTAAATTGAAGTATTAACACCTGACTTGAATGAATCATAAACTTGTCAATTTGTCGAATTTGAATAGTGTTGTTCGACCTCGGCGCTTTATTATTAACCTAATAAATTTGCTTCCATTTTGTTTGTTAAATTACTGAAATTGTGGCGACAAAGAAATTGCTGAAATTTTCATTAAATAAGGAATAAAGTTGAATTACTAAAACGTGAATTAAAgttaaattaaataaatttttaagctTTTTAATGTGTAGAATTCAGTAGTGTTGCTTGAGGAGTGCAACTCAGTTGATTTATAATTGAGACGTTTTGTAGTTAGAAACTTGACATATTCTCTGGCTTTATAGGTGTATCGAGGGCTTGATGTAGGTTCAGCGAAGCCTTCCATTCGTGAAAGAGAGGTATTGCTTCAGCATATTTGAGATTATGTTTTACATTAGTATTTTTATTGCATTAGTTCTTGAGTCATGCTTCTAACATGAAATATGTTTGCCTATTCTCTCTGCATAATTAGTTCTTTTGAGGTTCATGTGTTGATGCGTACTGGATTACTAATTTAAGGAGCTTTATTACTATCTGTTGTTCCATCCGGGGATGCAAAATACTTTATGATGTTCTTGAGTCATGATTTGCAGGAAGTAGTACATCATCTGGTTGACATATTGCATCCATCTGAAGGTATTTCTGACTGAATTGGGTTGTCTGAAATAAATTTTGCATGAATTTCAATAGCTGTGGCCTGTGCAGCACACAATGATTCATGATCCACGTCCTCTACATTGTCATTATTAGTGATTAGATGAGTAAGTTTGATGCTTGTGACCTGTGACAGTAATCAGCGATAAAACCTCTCTGCTTTCCATTTCTGTGGAACATCcagaacttaaaatcaatgaagTGAACACATCAAAGTTCCTTGATTTATTGGAACTCTCAAACTCCCCACAATGTTTTTTACTTGATGAACAAGTTCGAAAGTAATAGAATGTGTGACTTACTGGCtttctacgcgtttggtaaacaattaaagtgcttataagccaaaatcaACCAAAAGTCATAAGTTTCCTTTCCGCTTAAGCACTTTTTATTTGATCAAGAGTTTTTTAATATTTCATcccaataatttttttaaaatcaccaaaatactcTTCCCAAAACAGAACGCCTAACTCTCATTTCATTCCATTTTCAACATTCGTCCTTTTCCTTGtaaatatacttttaaatatatatatttttaaatatgtttaGGGTAATTTCGGTCTTCAACAGGAAAGGGCGTTTCAACACTTTTTTACCAAACACACCTAGTGTTTATTATCAATTGCACTCTGATCAAGTCTTTATTCGAGGGAACCTTAGCCAAGTTGGTGGGTCGGGACTGTAATTCATGTGAAATATCACTTGCGAACTTTGGTCATATCTATTAAGCTGCTGGTATATGCAATTTGATGTGTCCTTCAATTTTTCATCTTTTAATGCTAATGCAgaaacttttttcttctttcctttggGTATGTCATCAGATTATTCCGTTGGACAAttttttgaggatgcaaggcaaACTACCAGAGATATCCTTGATAGGGGCCGCGTTCCAATAGTTGCTGGTGGTACTGGATTATATTTACGGTGGTATGTGTAGAATATAACATTTCACACTTGAAAACTTTTGCAAAATTGAGGACACATTCAAACTAAAGCTAAACTTTTTGGTTGCAACTTATATCAAACTAAAGCTTTTGGAAAAGTCATTATATAAAACCTATTCACTGTGAGAGAGAAAGAATGAGGGTATGTGAATAAGCTATGCTGCATTATCTATCTATAAATCGGCTTTGTTATCCTTATAAATGAAGCTTACATATATCCTGTAACTGGTGATAGAATCAGATGTTGGATATGCAAGAATTCGGTTTTCATACAGTCTCTACGACTGAAAAATTTAATCTAAAGGGGTATTATCTTCCAACTCATATAATACACTGTCCAACGTTTAAGGTTTATTTATGGGAAGCCAGATGTTCCAAAAGCATCTCGAGAGATTACCTCTGAAGTCTACTCAGAGCTTGCAAATTTACAGAATGATTATGACTGGGATGCTGCTGTTCAGTTATTGGTTAAAGCTGGTGATGCTGGTGCCCAGTCTTTAGCGGCAAATGATTGGTACCGCTTGCGCCGCAGGCTTGAAATTATTAAGGTAATTATGAAAAAGCGTAACTTTCACCTGTGATCCCTCTGATTTGGACCCCTTTTCTGCTATGTTGCTTGGATCCTCCAAAATACTGTCGCACCCGTATCGGTCCTCCACAAATGCAACTcttggaggatccgacacacaCCCGTCAGCATTTTGGATGATGCAAGCAAGGCAACTTTTCTGTAAGCTAGATCATGTTTTGTATGATACGGTGGAAATTAGAGATTTCTCTGTTATGGTTTATCACTTACTAATGTGCTTGCGGGGAAAATCCATGTTTTCTTGTCAACTGTTGCTATGCTTGTAGCGAGAACTTTGATTGGTTTAGCAAGAGCTCTTTGTGGTTATGAAGTAGTTGAGATGGATTGGGATGTGCACAATTGTCGGTCCATTTTGTCCCTGCTCAGTTTATCTGTTGATGAAAATGCTAAATATACTTTTCTGCTTGCAGTCTAGTGGGTCACCTCCATCAGCCTTTGAAGTCCCATATAATTCTTTCAGAGAACAGCTTGATTCAGGTGTAGCAGATGCTGCTGATGTCAAGAATTCTGCTGACAAATTGCAGCAGAGTAACAAAAAGGATTTGGAGTATGATTTTCTTTGTTATTTCCTTTCCACCAATAGGCTGGATCTCTATAGATCAATTGATTTCCGGTGTGAAGATATGCTTTTAGGTAAAAAATTAATGAAATCGTGTGATTTATTTGCTTGCTTTAATAATTCTCTGGAGATCTTAGAAGTCTCAATCACAATACTAATTCTTGAACTAATCTAAAAAAATTTATCATCTCGAAGTATGGCAAATGCTGCTCGAATTACTGCTTTCCTTGTCATTATTCAAAAGCCTTCATGGCGGAACATTGTTTTCTGTCTTAAGATTTATGTTGGTATCATGATACCTAGGCTTAATTATCTATCATCTGCGGATATACCTATCAGAAAATATTCTTCTGAAGAACTGTAGAAACATTTTCGACTTGGAAGTTGGATAGTGAACTATGAGTTATCAAATGCAAATAGTTTGGTGACATTCTGAGTTTATTTTGTCAATAGAGGTTAATTCTTCTTATAAAAGTTATCTTTTTTGCTTTTCTCTAGCAAGTTGAAATACCAATCTTAGCTTCAAATAAGATTTTTACTTTTTAGTTCCTTAACAACTTAAATTAGAATACCTTGATCCTAGTTAATTCGTTATGATGGTGGCATGCTTCAGGAACAGATGGAATTCTATCTGAGGCAAGGTGGCTTCTTGATTTGGGTCTTTTGCCAAACTCAAATTCTGCAACTCGAGCAATTGGTTACCGACAAGTATAATTTCATCCCTAtaacttgaacaaaaaccaatAGTTTGTTTCCTAATGTGTTTGTTTAAAATCTTTCAGGCAATGGAATACCTTCTAAGATGTAGAGAATATGGAAGTTGGAATTCTGCTGGGGACTTCTATGAGTTTTTATCTGAATTCCAGAAAGCATCTAGGTGATTTTACTTTCTCTTATGACTATATTATATCACATATTAGGACAACCTTTAACATTTAGATGTAGTAGTTTTCTGCAATGTTTTTCTCTCTCTAGTGTCGCACTTTCTTTCTGGATGCTTCTGTGTTGTAGTGATATGCATGCAATATTTTCCATGGCAGCAGAGAGTTTCACAAGCTATTCTTGATAGAATTTAAGCATGTAGTGTTGAAGACAACTTTTCTGCTGAGAGTTACACAAACTATTCTTGATAGAATTTAAGCATGTCTCCGGCAGCAATGTTGAAGACAACTTTTCTACTTAACCCTCACTTTCTTGTCTCCTGATCACTCCCACACTTCATGGTACTATTGTCACTTATCAAGAGAAGTAAAGAGCACTATGATTATGGGTGCAAATGTCAGGAACTCTTGGTAGTGCTGCCTAAATCTGCCTACTCTGACTCCAGTCTGGTCCTTTTCGTAGACTTGGGTAGCTTTCACTGGTTTTCTTGATTCAATTGGATTGCCTAGAATATAGTTGTTTGCAATTCGTAAGTTATTTGACTGATTCTTATATTCTTGTGCAGAAATTTTGCAAAAAGGCAGATGACTTGGTTTCGCAATGAACAGATTTATGAGTGGATAGATGCTTCTAAACCTTTGGTACGTCATTTCTGTTCCTTAAGGAATTTCTATGCCTTTCTCTTTGTTAATAGAACTTTTATCAAGTTGATGTTTCTCTTCATTCTGGATGCAGTAGCTGAGCTTTTCCTGGGTTTTAATAGTTGCTCATGATTCCTTTTATTGCAACTATCATATACATACATTCATGCATGCAGATGTGTGCACGCATCTCTTTGTGTATGCCATAGTTGCATTTTCGGTATTGTGTCATTGTGTGAATATTAAGGCTGATTCTGAAAGGTTCAGAATAGTAATGAATCCTTTTCAAAGCAATAATAACCATATTGTGGGAagattttctttcaaattgatttcATCATAGAGTGAGTATAAGTTTCACAATGACTTGTTTTGGTTGTAGACGCTtcttcttgccttaaggcttttCTTCTCCTAAAGCAACATGCCATGAGCACAAATTATAGGAAGTGACAATTGTAAGCATAATAAGAATTCTTTGAATTGGAGTTAGTATGAGATTACTTCCAAGTTCCCCTTTTATCGAGAAAAATATATTTGTTATTCTATGCCTTTATGTGCAGAGGCAATCGTGTCTCTTTTCCCTCTGAAAAATAGTTTAATTGTTTAGTCCTACCTTTTGTTACACCTTATCTCCAAATAGCATGAAGCTCCTCAATATTCTTCTGCTGACATCTGAAAATGCCATTACCAGGAAAAGGTGCTAAGCTTCATATGTGATTCATACAGCAGTCAGGAAGGCCATCTCCAGGTGCCTGAGTCACTTCGTATGAAGAAAGATATTAGAAACCCCCGCCAAGTAGCAGAACTGAAGGCCTATCGTACTAGAAATAGGTATGAtcttgaaaatattaaaatatagcttTTCTCTTGCTCCTAGGCTGAAGTATCTGTCTGCACGTGAAGGCATTTCATTGGGCGTGAGGATTGCTCTGATGTTCTAGACTGGATAAAGACAATGTATTGTGAAGCCACTGTGTCTTCTTTGTTAACCAATAGCTAGACATTTTTGTGGAGGTTAGCTTATGGAGATAATTACtactacttattattttgataattggATTTGATCACTaccttttccttattttttggattTAAAGACCGTGGACTCTACTGTGTGCAGTACTCTCGGGAACCCCTTCAGGCAACACTTTTAAGAGAGTTGTCTTTCTCTACTTCTGTTGCGTTACGAAGGTTGAGGTTGTTATGAATGAAGAGAGAGTAGCATCTGATGAGGCAATTGGACTGTGGTTGGCGCAACGTCAATCTGTACTTGAGATTTTTTTTGTAAATGTAGGATTCTGTACATGAACTCCTATCAGCCAGAAAACCATACGTTTTCCATGCTTGAGGATTTGGAGAGGATGTTGTTGGAATATTGTATTTTCATTTCCAGTGTCCTGCTCGCATCAACACATTGCTGGCCTCCCACTCCCAAACCAAAGTTTCATCTTTTGATGTGAGCCAGATAATACGCACTTAAGTCCTATATTTTCTGCACTGAAGTACTCGCATTAAAATGTCTGGCGGATTTTTTGGACAAGGCGGGTAAACTACAGATCAACAAAAGGTTGTCCGATGTCACTTTGTAAATGCCACTGCAAGCGGAGGTATTTTAATGTCGATGAAAATTACTGTGGTTAAGAAGTTGTGTTCTCTCTTTCTGGCTATTACAATTAAAGAAAGATGCCTAGTGGCATTTTAAAAAAATACGAGAAAAATGATGCGCTAGTGCAGGACTATCAACTGCTGATTTTTTTAACCTAAAAGGAATTCATATTTTCTGAGAGAAAGTGAAAAATCGATCACCACTTGGGCTAACCTTTTTACCTTTAAGATGAGAACTTGGTCCGCTGTTAAAGCATGCGCAACGATATGTACAGAGAATATGCTTCATTGTGATTGATCAAGAAAAGGAATATGCTTCATGTGCTACGATGCTAGTGAACTAGGAAAAGATGAAATGAAGTACATCAAAACCTAAAAAACAACTAAAATATCAGAAAACTAATGGATCTAGATACCGAGTACAAGCTTGTAAATTGGAGTTAATAGTCTATTGGTTCCAATTACCTGCATACATAATTTGCAATTCTAATTCATTAACCATCTTCTCTTCCTCTGTCCTTTGCTTTTCAACTCACTCCCGAAAAGTTTAAAAACCGAGTTGATTAGTCGAGTCAACTAATGACTGACATGGTGTATTTTTTCACTTAATTGTGATTAATGTATACTTTTAATTgtttattgttataaaataaaagcaacttagtaaagcatgaacaagacatattgttatgaaataaaagtaatttagtaaaacatgaacaagaaatggagatagagagaaagaagagattttcttcttcaattgtg
This window encodes:
- the LOC107782133 gene encoding tRNA dimethylallyltransferase 9, with amino-acid sequence MISTVGTGGVRISSYLRLSYTAETPLLLPNVLFFRRCSRRFFTSCSASSTKQKVIVISGPTGAGKSKLALELAKQLNGEIISADSVQVYRGLDVGSAKPSIREREEVVHHLVDILHPSEDYSVGQFFEDARQTTRDILDRGRVPIVAGGTGLYLRWFIYGKPDVPKASREITSEVYSELANLQNDYDWDAAVQLLVKAGDAGAQSLAANDWYRLRRRLEIIKSSGSPPSAFEVPYNSFREQLDSGVADAADVKNSADKLQQSNKKDLEYDFLCYFLSTNRLDLYRSIDFRCEDMLLGTDGILSEARWLLDLGLLPNSNSATRAIGYRQAMEYLLRCREYGSWNSAGDFYEFLSEFQKASRNFAKRQMTWFRNEQIYEWIDASKPLEKVLSFICDSYSSQEGHLQVPESLRMKKDIRNPRQVAELKAYRTRNRHFIGREDCSDVLDWIKTMYCEATVSSLLTNS